The following proteins come from a genomic window of Geomonas sp. RF6:
- a CDS encoding AsmA family protein, whose amino-acid sequence MEESFKSEGGANKGRKILLVVLLLFVALVTLAILAIKAYLASPYPAAELSRILSDSLKEEVRVARIESSGTTIYLRGVRILNPPGFPAGNLVYADSLAIAPDWRLFMTGKRYFRLIGLEGIRLNALQNRSGEWNFSRLQRHMAAQKPSPMETVIRHLAVKGGALSVNGRGVDGLSLDVFDLTSKGSRDSSLSLTFQDAWRNRYAVKGKARPGPTPSLALSLTADPFSLDPLVSLLPPDKRGRIRGGKGRLDFQGALEAGLFTGDGQLDFRDLRVAAAGHVIPLSGRLTLAGGYDQKSDQATLKSMVLALDHLTTVRGTGTVRKLRHEKAFAAELAMDEADLSRLAFLLPQQERATTRVGGKVSCRTVRVAGTGAGGLSVASGALVLRDGRLQREGRTFISGLDATVALQRAKGGIVATGRADGRAAEPALVERIKGDFQAAFSAKLKPLSARANIPAARASGTDFSARLRFDAASPAPYTVSAEVPAAGAAALNPLLSRYNLKLGSGTAAATLSGSGRSAADFAANVSCRLSGIDGSRGAQHFALRGGRVEGRLLRKEKHLESAGKAQLSSFWWGEKGDAWKVPSPRAGEGQGGGEGATTSADRSFTRPLSPSRQVRGDIGIETQTAKKGDAEFSYRVIDDAVTLENGTVKYGDHTASFATLLAQIPHKDGSGYPVSVEVKGGSLRSADVEAKGIAATLHGRYLSDPKGNWLEGDAVLSTGGASWKGKEVGAPSARLTFARNGGKGTLGGTLFGGALVADVAFRPMVPEEEEFTFSIAGAQVKGLSPFLPATKGPRLSSGVLDLRANGSYSRRAGINCRFQGKGKGIEVKDEKGKALLSDAGVTVQGALAGEKLSLAAAEISAGAGARLLAQGEVEKVFSPQRSGRLAFSVPRTSVNDLIDPFVSMMPRMLQEANTAGALSADGTMVLRDGQDLLEGSVALEEVTLEVPSQKVVLKGVNGKIPVSLELAGKEIGKPGAGLAVSRENYPKLLQQLKEKGTAGTPVTIAKVSYGTLDLGSVTMELQAESGLTEIRSLRATLYDGVVFGKGSVSMKKGGTFRVDLLANGVSLRSLCNDVPNIKGYISGRIDGFLSVTGTGGGLKGLVGYTEFWAREGKGEKMLVSREFLQRLSNQKLSGFFFSTDRPYDRAEIRALLQEGDLTFQALDIQHTNFIGVRDLSVSIVPTQNRIALDHLLESVRQAATRGKAATGAAPAETAPSTSPSPAPEAQPEFKWQD is encoded by the coding sequence ATGGAGGAAAGCTTCAAGAGTGAAGGAGGTGCCAACAAGGGGAGAAAGATCCTTCTCGTAGTACTCCTGCTGTTTGTGGCACTTGTTACTCTCGCAATCCTCGCCATAAAGGCCTACCTCGCTTCCCCCTATCCCGCAGCAGAGCTTTCCCGCATCCTCTCCGACTCGCTGAAAGAAGAGGTCCGGGTCGCCCGGATCGAGAGCTCCGGCACCACGATCTACCTCCGGGGGGTGCGCATCCTCAATCCCCCGGGCTTCCCCGCCGGTAACCTCGTCTACGCAGATTCGCTCGCCATCGCGCCGGACTGGCGCCTGTTCATGACCGGAAAACGCTACTTCCGTCTTATCGGCCTCGAAGGGATCCGCCTCAACGCACTCCAAAACCGCAGCGGCGAGTGGAACTTCTCGCGCCTCCAGAGGCACATGGCCGCGCAGAAGCCCTCCCCCATGGAGACGGTGATCCGCCACCTCGCGGTGAAGGGCGGAGCCCTCAGCGTGAACGGACGCGGCGTCGACGGGCTCTCCCTCGATGTCTTCGACCTCACCAGCAAGGGCTCCCGCGATTCTTCCCTCTCCCTCACCTTCCAGGATGCCTGGCGCAACCGCTATGCGGTGAAGGGGAAGGCCCGCCCCGGCCCGACGCCGTCCCTAGCCCTCTCCCTGACCGCCGATCCCTTTTCCCTCGATCCCCTGGTCTCCCTCCTCCCCCCCGACAAGAGGGGGCGCATAAGAGGCGGCAAAGGGAGACTCGACTTCCAGGGCGCTCTGGAGGCTGGTCTCTTTACCGGCGACGGGCAGCTCGACTTCCGCGACCTGCGCGTCGCCGCCGCGGGACACGTCATTCCCCTCTCCGGCCGCCTGACTCTCGCCGGCGGGTACGACCAGAAGTCGGACCAGGCGACGCTGAAGAGTATGGTGCTGGCGCTGGACCACCTCACCACCGTGCGCGGCACCGGCACGGTCAGGAAGCTGCGCCACGAGAAAGCCTTCGCGGCGGAGCTCGCCATGGACGAGGCGGACCTTTCCCGGCTCGCCTTTCTCCTGCCGCAGCAGGAGCGGGCCACCACGAGGGTCGGCGGCAAGGTCAGCTGCCGGACCGTGCGTGTGGCCGGGACCGGGGCCGGGGGGCTCTCTGTTGCCAGCGGCGCCCTCGTATTGCGTGACGGGCGCCTGCAGAGGGAGGGTCGCACCTTCATCTCCGGCCTCGATGCCACCGTCGCCCTGCAGCGTGCCAAAGGCGGCATCGTCGCCACCGGGCGCGCAGACGGGCGCGCCGCGGAGCCCGCCCTGGTGGAGCGGATCAAGGGGGACTTTCAGGCCGCCTTCTCCGCCAAACTCAAACCACTCTCCGCGCGCGCTAACATCCCCGCAGCGCGGGCAAGCGGCACCGATTTCTCCGCGCGACTGCGCTTTGACGCTGCCTCTCCGGCCCCGTACACCGTCTCGGCGGAAGTCCCCGCCGCGGGGGCTGCCGCCCTCAACCCTCTCCTTTCCCGCTACAACCTGAAGCTCGGCTCCGGGACCGCTGCGGCAACCCTCTCCGGCAGCGGACGCAGCGCCGCTGACTTCGCCGCGAATGTCTCCTGCCGTCTCTCCGGGATAGACGGCAGCCGCGGGGCACAGCATTTCGCACTACGTGGGGGGAGGGTGGAAGGGCGCCTGCTCCGGAAGGAGAAACATCTCGAGTCGGCGGGGAAGGCGCAGCTCTCTTCCTTTTGGTGGGGTGAAAAGGGAGACGCATGGAAAGTCCCCTCCCCCCGTGCGGGGGAGGGACAGGGTGGGGGGGAAGGTGCCACCACTTCAGCAGACCGCAGCTTCACCCGCCCCCTGTCCCCCTCCCGTCAAGTGAGGGGGGATATCGGAATCGAGACACAAACCGCAAAAAAGGGGGATGCCGAATTCTCCTACCGGGTGATCGACGATGCCGTCACTCTGGAGAACGGCACCGTGAAGTACGGGGATCACACCGCCTCATTTGCCACACTCCTCGCCCAGATCCCGCACAAGGACGGGAGCGGCTACCCTGTCTCCGTTGAGGTGAAGGGAGGCTCCCTGCGTAGCGCCGATGTGGAGGCGAAGGGGATCGCCGCCACATTGCACGGCCGCTACCTGAGCGACCCGAAGGGGAACTGGCTGGAAGGTGACGCGGTCCTCTCCACAGGGGGAGCTTCCTGGAAGGGGAAGGAGGTCGGTGCGCCGAGTGCGCGCCTCACCTTCGCCCGAAATGGAGGGAAAGGTACTCTGGGGGGAACCCTCTTCGGCGGAGCCCTCGTCGCGGACGTGGCTTTCCGCCCGATGGTACCGGAGGAGGAAGAGTTCACCTTCTCCATCGCGGGTGCCCAGGTAAAGGGCCTCTCCCCCTTCCTCCCGGCCACGAAGGGGCCGCGCCTTTCCAGCGGGGTGCTCGACCTGCGCGCGAACGGCAGCTATTCCCGCCGCGCCGGGATCAACTGTCGCTTTCAGGGGAAGGGGAAAGGGATCGAGGTAAAGGATGAGAAAGGGAAGGCTCTTCTCTCCGACGCGGGGGTGACGGTACAGGGTGCGCTGGCGGGAGAGAAGCTCTCCCTCGCTGCCGCCGAGATCTCCGCCGGCGCGGGGGCGCGACTGCTCGCACAGGGGGAGGTGGAAAAGGTCTTCTCGCCGCAGCGAAGCGGCCGCCTCGCCTTCTCTGTCCCGCGCACCTCGGTAAACGACCTCATCGATCCCTTCGTGAGCATGATGCCGCGCATGCTGCAGGAGGCGAACACGGCGGGGGCTTTGTCAGCGGACGGCACCATGGTACTGCGCGACGGGCAGGATCTGCTGGAAGGGTCGGTGGCGCTTGAGGAGGTCACGCTGGAGGTCCCCTCCCAGAAGGTCGTGCTGAAGGGGGTGAACGGGAAGATCCCCGTGTCGCTCGAGCTGGCCGGGAAGGAGATAGGCAAGCCCGGCGCGGGGCTTGCGGTCAGCAGGGAAAACTATCCAAAGCTTTTGCAGCAGCTGAAGGAAAAAGGGACAGCGGGGACTCCGGTCACCATCGCCAAAGTGTCGTACGGCACGCTCGACCTTGGCTCGGTGACGATGGAGCTGCAGGCGGAGAGCGGCCTCACAGAGATCAGGTCGCTGCGGGCGACCCTCTACGACGGCGTCGTCTTTGGGAAAGGGAGCGTCTCCATGAAAAAGGGGGGGACGTTCAGGGTCGATCTGCTGGCAAACGGTGTGAGCCTGAGGAGCCTCTGCAACGACGTCCCCAATATAAAGGGATACATCTCGGGGAGGATCGACGGGTTCCTCAGCGTCACGGGGACCGGCGGGGGATTGAAAGGGCTCGTTGGCTACACGGAGTTTTGGGCGCGTGAAGGGAAGGGGGAGAAGATGCTGGTCAGCAGAGAGTTCCTGCAGCGGCTCTCCAACCAGAAGCTGAGCGGCTTCTTCTTCAGCACCGATCGCCCCTACGACCGCGCCGAGATCCGGGCGCTGCTCCAGGAGGGGGACCTGACCTTCCAGGCGCTCGACATCCAGCACACCAATTTCATCGGAGTCCGCGACCTCAGCGTCTCGATCGTGCCCACCCAGAACCGCATCGCTCTCGACCATCTCCTTGAGTCGGTCCGGCAGGCGGCCACCCGCGGGAAGGCTGCGACAGGGGCGGCTCCAGCGGAAACGGCGCCCTCGACGTCACCTTCGCCAGCTCCGGAGGCTCAGCCTGAGTTCAAGTGGCAGGATTAG
- a CDS encoding DUF4124 domain-containing protein: MKRLALMLLLVASTAYAEMYTWTDSKGTTHYVSSQYDIPARYRSRAKVYDVATGKKLPISAAAAAAPPSAPAGGAAAQPPQLPAQPQAVQPLPAQPALAPVAPQAQQSAPPQIQPQPLPQRGQPRARHSRGAADEE, from the coding sequence ATGAAGAGACTCGCCCTTATGCTGCTCCTCGTCGCCTCTACCGCCTACGCTGAAATGTACACCTGGACCGACTCCAAGGGTACCACTCACTACGTCAGCAGCCAGTACGACATCCCCGCCCGCTACCGCTCGCGCGCCAAGGTGTACGACGTGGCAACGGGGAAGAAGCTGCCGATCTCCGCTGCGGCCGCCGCCGCGCCACCCTCCGCACCGGCAGGGGGCGCCGCGGCTCAACCTCCCCAGCTTCCCGCACAGCCGCAGGCAGTGCAGCCCCTCCCCGCGCAACCCGCGCTTGCTCCCGTGGCGCCACAGGCCCAGCAGAGCGCTCCCCCGCAGATTCAGCCCCAGCCGTTGCCGCAAAGGGGACAGCCGCGAGCACGTCATTCCCGCGGGGCAGCAGACGAGGAGTAG
- a CDS encoding EVE domain-containing protein, which yields MSERRYWLMKSEPSCFSFDDLKARPDSTEHWDGVRNFQARGYLKDEMKVGDRAFFYHSNIADPAIVGIVEVVKAGYPDWTAFDPENEHFDPRGSKEKPLWFMVDVRYVAPLPRPVTLRELKGVPEVGDMVLLKRGRLSVQPVREEEWRAILRLAGMQEEP from the coding sequence ATGTCTGAGCGTCGCTACTGGCTCATGAAGTCGGAGCCGTCCTGCTTCTCGTTCGACGACCTGAAGGCCCGGCCCGACTCTACCGAGCACTGGGACGGTGTGCGCAATTTCCAGGCGCGAGGGTACCTGAAGGATGAGATGAAGGTGGGGGACCGCGCCTTCTTTTACCACAGCAACATCGCCGATCCCGCGATCGTGGGGATCGTGGAGGTGGTGAAGGCGGGATACCCGGACTGGACAGCATTTGACCCGGAGAACGAGCACTTCGATCCCCGAGGCAGCAAGGAGAAGCCGCTCTGGTTCATGGTGGACGTGCGCTACGTAGCGCCGCTGCCGAGGCCGGTCACCCTTCGTGAGCTGAAAGGTGTGCCGGAAGTCGGCGACATGGTCCTTCTGAAGCGGGGGAGACTTTCGGTGCAGCCGGTACGCGAGGAGGAGTGGCGGGCGATTTTGCGTCTGGCGGGAATGCAGGAGGAACCGTAG
- the pepN gene encoding aminopeptidase N, translating to MSHTQHRTIHQKDYTPPDYLVDTVDISFNLDEDLTRVTSRLTMRANPDRPPGPRPLLLDGAELKLVSLKLDGVELPPESYYIEGEELTIRQVPERFSLEVITEISPRSNTALEGLYLSGPMMCTQCEAEGFRRITYFPDRPDVMAVYTVRLEADRESAPVLLANGNLMEKGDLPDERHYAVWHDPFRKPSYLFAIVAGDLVEISDTFTTMSGRSVSLEIYVEEKNRDKCGHALTSLAHAMRWDEEKFGREYDLDTYMIVAVDDFNMGAMENKGLNIFNSIYVLASPESATDDDYHAIEEVIGHEYFHNWTGNRITCRDWFQLSLKEGLTIYRDQEFSSDMQSRAVKRIADVRGLRFSQFAEDAGPLAHPVRPESYVEINNFYSMTVYHKGGEVIRMLATLLGKERFRKGMDLYFERYDGKAVRVDEFVQAMADAGERDLTQFMRWYDQAGTPVLTVSGEYDENEMSYLLTATQKTPPTPGQPEKLPLHIPLAVGLLGPDGGDLPLRLQGEDAPKGTTRILELTRETETFRFLDVPAPPVPSLLRNFSAPVKLADCYSDEDLTFLMAHDSDPFVRWEAGQIQGVKLILELVADRQSGRHMLVPEEFVSAFASTLADRSMEHAFQAEALTLPSEGYLAEQMETIDPEGIHEARELVREVLGARLREEFLSLYRSCTPKAPYAPDDGRFGERRLRRLCLAYLTAGGDTEGIELAMEQFEAADNMTDTMGALHSLVDCDCPQRNEALAQFYIKWREDRGVIDKWFRLQASSHLPGTLQEVNALLSHPDFDIRVPNRVRALVGAFSQNQVRFHDRSGEGYRFLADQVLRLNEINPQIAARMVTPLTRWRRFDPGRQDLMKNELQRILVGPNLVRDVHELVVKSL from the coding sequence ATGTCGCACACGCAACACCGGACCATCCACCAGAAAGACTATACTCCCCCCGACTATCTCGTCGACACCGTCGACATCAGCTTCAACCTCGATGAGGATCTCACCCGGGTCACCAGCCGGCTGACTATGCGCGCCAACCCCGACCGCCCACCGGGGCCTCGCCCCCTCCTGCTGGACGGCGCGGAACTGAAGCTCGTCTCGCTGAAGCTTGACGGCGTGGAGCTCCCCCCGGAGAGTTATTACATCGAGGGGGAAGAGCTCACGATCCGCCAGGTCCCTGAGCGTTTCTCACTCGAGGTGATAACCGAGATCAGCCCTCGCAGCAACACGGCGCTGGAGGGGCTGTACCTCTCCGGCCCGATGATGTGCACGCAGTGCGAGGCGGAGGGTTTCCGGCGCATCACCTACTTCCCGGACCGCCCCGACGTCATGGCGGTGTACACCGTGCGGCTGGAGGCGGACCGGGAAAGCGCCCCCGTCCTCCTTGCCAACGGCAACCTCATGGAAAAAGGGGACCTGCCGGACGAGCGCCACTACGCGGTGTGGCACGACCCCTTCAGGAAACCCTCGTACCTCTTCGCCATCGTCGCCGGGGACCTCGTGGAGATCTCCGACACCTTCACCACCATGAGCGGGCGCAGCGTGAGCCTGGAGATCTACGTGGAGGAGAAAAACCGCGACAAGTGCGGCCACGCCCTGACCTCACTGGCCCACGCCATGCGCTGGGACGAGGAGAAGTTCGGGCGGGAGTACGATCTCGACACATACATGATCGTGGCGGTCGACGACTTCAACATGGGGGCCATGGAGAACAAGGGGCTCAACATCTTCAACTCCATCTACGTCCTCGCCAGCCCCGAGAGCGCCACCGACGACGACTACCATGCCATCGAGGAGGTGATCGGGCACGAGTACTTCCACAACTGGACCGGCAACCGCATCACCTGCCGCGACTGGTTCCAGCTCTCGTTGAAGGAAGGGCTCACCATCTACCGCGACCAGGAGTTCTCCTCCGACATGCAGTCCCGCGCAGTGAAGCGCATTGCCGACGTGCGGGGGCTGCGCTTCTCCCAATTTGCCGAGGACGCCGGTCCGCTGGCGCACCCGGTGCGCCCGGAGTCGTACGTCGAGATCAACAACTTCTACAGCATGACCGTCTACCACAAGGGGGGGGAAGTCATCCGCATGCTCGCCACCCTCCTCGGGAAGGAGCGCTTCAGGAAAGGTATGGATCTCTACTTCGAGCGCTACGACGGGAAGGCGGTGCGGGTGGACGAATTCGTACAGGCGATGGCGGACGCAGGGGAGCGCGACCTGACGCAGTTCATGCGCTGGTACGATCAGGCGGGCACCCCGGTCCTCACAGTTTCGGGAGAGTACGACGAGAACGAGATGAGCTACCTCCTGACCGCAACCCAGAAGACGCCCCCCACGCCGGGGCAGCCGGAGAAGCTCCCCCTGCATATCCCCCTCGCGGTGGGGCTCCTCGGGCCGGACGGGGGCGACCTGCCGCTGCGTCTCCAGGGTGAGGATGCCCCGAAGGGGACCACGCGCATACTGGAGCTTACCCGTGAGACTGAGACTTTCCGTTTCCTCGACGTCCCCGCCCCTCCGGTCCCATCCCTCCTGCGCAACTTCTCCGCGCCGGTGAAACTCGCCGACTGCTACAGCGACGAGGATCTCACCTTCCTCATGGCGCACGACAGCGACCCGTTCGTGCGCTGGGAAGCGGGGCAGATCCAGGGGGTGAAGCTCATACTCGAGCTCGTGGCTGACCGTCAGTCGGGGCGCCACATGCTGGTGCCGGAGGAATTCGTCTCCGCCTTCGCCAGCACCCTCGCCGACAGATCGATGGAACATGCCTTCCAGGCGGAGGCGCTGACACTTCCGAGCGAGGGGTATCTGGCGGAGCAAATGGAGACGATCGATCCGGAGGGAATCCACGAAGCGAGGGAACTGGTGCGCGAGGTACTGGGGGCGCGACTGCGCGAGGAATTCCTCTCCCTGTACCGCTCCTGCACGCCGAAGGCGCCGTATGCACCGGACGACGGGCGCTTCGGGGAGAGGCGCCTGCGCAGGCTCTGCCTCGCCTACCTCACCGCGGGTGGCGACACGGAAGGGATCGAGCTCGCCATGGAGCAGTTCGAGGCCGCAGACAACATGACCGACACCATGGGGGCCCTCCACTCGCTCGTCGACTGCGACTGCCCCCAGAGGAACGAGGCACTGGCGCAGTTCTACATCAAGTGGCGCGAGGACCGCGGGGTTATCGACAAGTGGTTCCGGCTGCAGGCATCCTCACACCTCCCCGGAACGCTTCAGGAGGTCAATGCCCTCCTTTCCCACCCGGACTTCGACATCCGTGTTCCGAATCGGGTCCGGGCACTTGTAGGGGCCTTTTCCCAGAACCAGGTACGGTTCCACGATCGCAGCGGTGAAGGGTACCGTTTTCTCGCCGACCAGGTGCTGCGCCTGAACGAGATAAACCCGCAGATCGCCGCCCGCATGGTGACGCCACTGACGAGGTGGCGCCGCTTCGACCCCGGCCGGCAGGATCTGATGAAAAACGAGCTGCAGCGCATCCTCGTCGGGCCGAACCTGGTGCGCGACGTGCACGAGCTGGTGGTGAAGAGTTTGTAG
- a CDS encoding nitrite/sulfite reductase, which produces MATPPHLRLEGIYTQRQAGFFMQRIKLPAGLISSEQARKVADIADKHARGVVHLTVRESIELHWLTEEALVPVARALTSVGLVSRGACGGAVRGVVCGALGCAGAPRLEALSRRMHRHFTGNPRFERLPKKFKIGLEANESSGRHLIQDIGIVPAGDDTYNIYCAGGLGREPMPGFLLAEGVPEGGLIPLIEVVVDIYAERGAAGKRLKHLVAQLGREAFRDLVFSDAHARESFPSTASHFDTLLPLANGAEGRLEASVFAGELQADRLRALAAFADRWSGGILTVNSDQNIAFYLGADAPAAEAETALKDAGFAAATSAGEVPFRVCPGNHECILGLAPTRDVAAALVEAMGEEGRALTWALSGCPNSCAQPQLADVGIICARTEKEGEERVPRFDLHRKGEGAFAEAVEKGLTLTQLLDRANNVR; this is translated from the coding sequence ATGGCAACTCCACCACATCTGCGGCTCGAAGGAATTTATACGCAGCGGCAGGCCGGCTTCTTCATGCAACGCATAAAGCTCCCCGCAGGGCTGATCTCGTCGGAGCAGGCGCGCAAGGTTGCCGACATAGCCGACAAGCACGCACGCGGCGTCGTGCACCTCACCGTCAGGGAAAGTATCGAGCTGCACTGGCTCACCGAGGAGGCTCTCGTCCCCGTCGCGCGTGCGCTCACTTCCGTTGGTCTGGTGAGCCGCGGTGCCTGCGGCGGCGCGGTGCGAGGTGTGGTGTGCGGCGCGCTGGGATGTGCGGGCGCTCCCCGCCTTGAGGCGCTCTCGCGCCGGATGCACCGTCACTTCACCGGGAACCCGCGCTTCGAGAGGCTCCCCAAGAAGTTCAAGATCGGGCTGGAAGCGAACGAGTCGAGCGGGCGGCACCTGATCCAGGACATCGGAATCGTCCCCGCCGGCGACGATACCTACAATATATATTGTGCGGGCGGGCTCGGGCGCGAGCCGATGCCCGGCTTTCTCCTTGCCGAGGGGGTGCCCGAAGGGGGGCTCATCCCCCTCATCGAGGTCGTCGTCGACATATACGCGGAGCGGGGAGCGGCAGGGAAGCGCCTGAAACACCTGGTGGCGCAGCTTGGGCGCGAGGCCTTCCGCGACCTCGTCTTCTCCGACGCACATGCCCGAGAAAGCTTCCCATCCACCGCCAGCCATTTTGACACGCTCCTTCCGCTGGCAAACGGTGCTGAAGGGCGACTTGAGGCTTCGGTCTTTGCCGGTGAGCTGCAGGCCGACAGGTTGCGGGCTCTCGCCGCCTTTGCCGATCGCTGGAGCGGCGGGATCCTCACTGTCAACTCCGACCAGAACATCGCCTTCTACCTCGGCGCCGATGCGCCAGCCGCCGAGGCGGAAACGGCCCTGAAGGACGCAGGTTTTGCAGCGGCGACGAGCGCAGGGGAGGTCCCCTTCCGCGTATGCCCAGGTAACCACGAGTGCATCCTTGGCCTCGCCCCCACACGCGACGTTGCAGCAGCCCTCGTGGAGGCGATGGGGGAAGAGGGGCGGGCGCTCACCTGGGCCCTCTCCGGATGCCCCAACTCCTGCGCGCAGCCGCAGCTTGCAGATGTGGGGATCATCTGCGCCCGCACGGAGAAGGAAGGGGAGGAGAGGGTGCCGCGCTTCGATCTCCACCGGAAGGGGGAGGGCGCATTCGCGGAGGCGGTGGAGAAGGGGCTCACGCTGACCCAGCTATTAGACCGGGCAAATAACGTGCGATGA
- a CDS encoding NADH-quinone oxidoreductase subunit A produces the protein MSPYLIFLIFVIASLGFVGLIVGLNALLGPRVVSSAVKMEPFECGSRPLQIRNVRPLSIKYYPVAIFFLLFDLETVLLFIWAASTGNRELATVSLCSFLFFMGVLALAFVYVWKEGALEWR, from the coding sequence ATGAGCCCATATCTAATTTTCCTCATCTTCGTAATCGCTTCCCTTGGTTTCGTGGGCCTGATCGTTGGCCTGAACGCGCTCCTTGGGCCGAGAGTCGTGTCCTCCGCAGTAAAGATGGAGCCCTTCGAGTGTGGCTCGCGGCCGCTGCAGATCCGCAACGTGCGCCCCCTCTCCATCAAGTACTACCCGGTGGCCATCTTCTTTCTTCTCTTCGACCTGGAAACGGTGCTCCTCTTCATCTGGGCCGCATCGACCGGTAACCGCGAGCTGGCCACAGTCTCCCTTTGCTCCTTCCTCTTCTTCATGGGAGTTCTGGCGCTGGCTTTTGTCTACGTCTGGAAGGAGGGCGCACTGGAATGGCGCTAG
- the nuoB gene encoding NADH-quinone oxidoreductase subunit NuoB: MALDFLTTRKDELIGWVRKFSLFPYPFVTACCGMEFMSVASTIYDTDRFGAALPRFTPRQSDLLMVVGTITHKEAPVIKKVYDQMCDPKWVMAFGACATSGGFYRNYSVVQGVDKIIPVDIYIPGCPPRPEMVIDAIMKLQDRIAGEHHPILPFEEQNPVKI; encoded by the coding sequence ATGGCGCTAGATTTTCTCACCACCAGAAAAGACGAACTGATCGGCTGGGTCCGCAAGTTCAGTCTCTTCCCCTATCCGTTTGTTACCGCCTGCTGCGGCATGGAGTTCATGTCCGTCGCATCCACCATCTATGACACCGACCGTTTCGGCGCGGCGCTCCCCCGCTTTACTCCGCGGCAGAGCGACCTCCTCATGGTGGTAGGTACCATTACCCACAAGGAAGCACCGGTCATCAAGAAAGTGTATGACCAGATGTGCGATCCGAAGTGGGTCATGGCGTTTGGGGCGTGCGCCACCAGCGGCGGCTTCTACCGCAACTACTCCGTCGTGCAGGGCGTGGACAAGATCATCCCGGTCGATATCTACATCCCGGGTTGCCCGCCGCGTCCGGAGATGGTCATCGACGCGATCATGAAGCTGCAGGACAGGATCGCCGGCGAGCACCATCCGATCCTCCCGTTTGAAGAGCAGAACCCGGTAAAGATTTAA
- a CDS encoding NADH-quinone oxidoreductase subunit C, whose product MVYETINTELKGLFESSWDSHGMLVLETRREDLVPLVTRLKNELGFNVFLDVTAIDYPEREPRFTVVYHFLSTTQKTRIRLKLQVSESDPTVPTLTGLYNSSRFMERECHEMYGIKFTGNNDLRPILLYEGFVGHPLRKDYPIDQEQPLVDYRK is encoded by the coding sequence ATGGTCTACGAAACCATAAACACCGAGTTGAAAGGCCTCTTCGAGAGCTCGTGGGACTCACACGGCATGCTGGTGCTGGAGACCCGTCGCGAGGATCTCGTTCCCCTGGTGACCCGGCTGAAGAACGAGCTGGGCTTCAACGTCTTCCTGGACGTCACCGCCATCGACTACCCGGAGCGCGAGCCGCGCTTCACGGTCGTCTACCACTTCCTCTCCACCACGCAGAAGACGCGGATCCGCCTCAAGCTGCAGGTGTCGGAGAGCGATCCGACGGTGCCGACCCTGACCGGCCTGTACAACTCCTCGCGCTTCATGGAGCGCGAGTGTCACGAGATGTACGGCATCAAGTTCACCGGGAACAACGACCTGCGCCCGATTCTTCTGTATGAGGGCTTCGTCGGCCACCCCTTGAGAAAAGACTACCCCATCGATCAGGAGCAGCCCCTGGTCGACTATCGGAAATAG